The nucleotide sequence tatgtgttgtcaacaaatacctgcactggaaaataacactaagtcaggggtaatccgtaatatatgtgtaattcaggtctcagaacgggtatatactgtgacattcccggcttagggcttatatccccttcgccttcggctcaggggatataaactctaagccgggaatatCACAGTATATACCCTCGCCGTCGGCttaggggatataaactctaagccgggaatgtcacagtatataccctgtctgagacctgaataacatataatatagaaGATGTTTGTTCTATtatcaatattacttttactgttgaatggtttcatgtgatatccgtttcacgtggctcggtacttatacatctcgtcaatgtgtttgtattggctttcattatttttttgtggtttgttttgtatttgcgactttttgtatttcttttgttcttataacgtgactctgtactttaaaagatcccgtcagtatgatattgttctattatatgtcattatgatatatttctattatgaattacaatatacgttgaaccacaaacgtcaaaatcattcaatcgcgtagtgaaattaactatttttggattcttataaattctatatataacttttggactagtttaaatctcggtctatttcttaaatttattcttacacacttttcattttttaaccctgtatgctaacattcccatgaaaattttaaaattgtttgtacgcacattgaacgacaaatttatgtgacatatacaattttctgacgtcagacactcaaatcaataaatgtgttcgtagacagtagatgtttttgtgttctgttaaattgttccttttaaaattgttaaacgatgatgactgatgtacccatattttgactattatatttattgtgtctgtttatttaacgcatcaatgtaaaaatatcggaaattgatgagactgtcattaaagtgaaagggttagcgctatagaaccaggtttaatccaccattttctacatttgaaaatgactgtatcaagtcaggaatgtgacagttcttgtccattcgtttttgatgcgttttgttatttgattttgccatgtgattatggactttcccaattgatcttcctctaagttcagtatttttgtgattttactttttaatccaATAGTGAATATTCAAGAATAAGGGATTCTACACTTCAAGAGGATTTTACAACTGAAGTGGTTCATCTAGTAAAGGTGGAAAATACAgaataggtaacaggtaacaggAAGCAATGCAATATTTTCTAATTCTCATAAATTGGTATGTTATAGTCCATGTTGCTTTTGTAATGGGAGAGTCCGACTCTTAAACTACTCAACTAGTCTTTGCTTTTTAGATgatgaaataaaatttacaatCTGCTTATTGTTTGACAAGCTCGTTCATCCTTTAAACTAAAAATAGGTAAACACCACAAATTTGTTTTTACAAGTTCGTTTCCGAAAATCGTACAATTAATTTCCTGTTATAAGTATTCTATGCAATCATTGacaaatataaaagaataattttgtctataaatatatatctggAAAATCCCTCTTAACGATGTAAGACATAACGTTTGAAATGGATACCACAAATACATCTGTTGAAACTGAAATGAATACCACCAATGTCATCACTATACTGGGTCGTTCAACTTTGCAGACACTTCTAAACGCGACAGATAATGCTACAGTGCTGCCACCAACGAAATGCGTCGGATTGAGTCAGCGTGTTCCCATTGTGTCCGTAGTATCCTTTGTGCTTGGAGTAATTGGGAATATTCTTGCAATTTGCGTCATATTTCGATCTCGAAAACGCCGCAGGTTAGGTGTGTTTCATAGACTTGTAGTGACATTAGCCTTTACTGACTTGTTTGGAATATAACAACATCCCCTGTACTTTTTGCCGCCTTTTCTGGAAAAGTTTGTTTGAAAACGAGTGAATCATTATGCAACTACATGGCCTTCATGATGATATTTGCCGGACTAGCAACAGTTCTTATAGTTGGTGCCATGGTTTTGGACAGATATTTTGCGGTACTTCATCCATTCAAATATAATTCTGTTAAAAAAGACTTTATTGTTAATTTGGTTATATCTGGAATATGGCTTTTTTCTGTACTTATGTCTGTACTGCCTACAATGGGTCTAGGTGAAAACGTTGTACACTATCCCAAGTCGTGGTGCTTTTATAATTTCTTTGGTGACAGAGTAGAAGACAAAATATATGGATATCTTTATTCCATACTAGgacttggtataatttgtttgaCGGCTATAATGAATTTGCTGGTGATTGTAGGTATTATTTCTGGAAGAAGAAGTGTATCAAGACGTGGAAGTATATCGAACAAAAAATCACGATCCAGAAAAGACATTTCTATGTCCGTGTTTTTAGTTGCAATAGTTCTAGTGTTTGCCGTCTGCTGGGCGCCATTTATGGTAGgtttaaaatcaaaaattatattttaagctTTATATAAAGAAAGATTGAAGTCAACAGTAACTATTGAAAATCTAGTTGAGTtgttactgaaaaaaaataactctGATGAAAAATAATCTTTTCTGTAACTGTTGCGTTGAAAGCCCATTCCAATTATAAAATTCACCGAAATATTCATAGAGCACAATCTCGCACCTACCGGCCTAATTTCCACTTTGCCTAAGGTTCGGTCttgaatcaaacaaaatttttacattattttcctGGTGTTTAATGTTATTGTGTTTCGGGGAAAGTACATATATTTCATTTCTTAGAATAATGTAAAGCTTTGACGAAGTGTACAATCTTGAAATAATAGTATgacataaaaataagatgtgatgTGGTTGTCTATTAGACAAACCTCCGacagaaaccaaatgacatataagtaacaactaaaggtcacaatacggccttcaacaaagagcaaaaccaataccactGAGTCAGCTTTCAAATCATACTACGAAATGACaagtataaaataattcaaacgacaaaacaaACGACCTGATTAATGTATAATTTTAAAACGACGTTATTATGCACCTCTAAGTATAACTAGCAAGTGTGTTtctctttaaaatatatttgtcattatttCTCTATTCAACCAAATGAACCATGCAAGGATTTACTTCCGTATGGCAGTTTCAAATGCCACTGATAAAACTAACATTCCGATGTTTTTTTGATGGACGAAAATGAAAACAATCGCAAAACATTAAACACAAACAACAACTCTTAAGAGAAAcattacaaaaatgacaaaactgATGTGGTTCTGCAAATAATTTGCATATTCGATTTTGTAATGTCTGTTTCAAAAACCATACAAATTTAAAAggtttatacatataaataaaatttgatcGAATTCTGtaggaaaataatgtcaaaactTAAGAACATCAGTGACAATTCTGATAATGATACTGAAAAAGTAAAGAATACATTCAACgtctgttttacatttttagtttCATCCAATTTACGCAGTACATATGGGCTTTGCATTTGGCACGGTATGTGAGTACTTCATGCATAGACTCCTTAAGCCAACAACGTAAATGGCTAATAAAGAAAACGATTTAGTAAAGTCGTCCACAGTCCTTTGTGACATGCGGCAATTGTTAGACAAAAGTACTAGATTTCACTACATTCCTTCATGGTCTACGAATAAACTTCCATTCTGTATTTTGGGgcatttcttttttgaaattgCCCATTACAGTTTTTAAAAGGTAGCTTcttaaatagttataaaagttGCATAAATAGTAAATTCCATGTGAACTTATATGTGATAAAGTAGGTCACATTAATCCAGGTAAAGCATTAACCAGTCTTAGTGAGTATATTGTAGTTAGTTATGACCAACATGCTCATTGTGCATTTAGGAAAAAAAGCAAcgattattttattataattaccGATGTAGCTTGTTTCCTTGGTaatgtatattatttcaaaataagcAAATCGTTTTGCAAGCAGGTAAATGAATTTCATGTTTACTAAAATGTGTTTTGGATTTTGTTATTAAAGTTAAATTTGTCTTGTAATAAGAAATATATTCTACGATTATACGTCATGTTAACAAGTTAATACTAAGGAAATAAATCAGGTCAGTTACAATACAAGATATCTTGAACAAGTGAGGTGCAGTTTCCTTTCGATAAGATGCTTCCGCAAGGATTAATATTACAAAGGTTTGACGAAAACAATTCTTTAACAATATAAGTTAAAAAACAGATAACGCAATTACATTTGTTAAAAGAACATGGGTGAAACAGTAACCCCGTTTACCTTGGATCCTTCCAATGTTACGCATTTTTTTAACACAACCGAAAATGGTACAACATCAACTCTCGGCAAAGGCGTCGGATGGATCCCGCGGATTCCACCCATGTCTGCAGTATCATTTACACTTGGTGTAATTGGCAACATCCTTGCAATTTGTGTATTATTTCGAGCTAAAAAACGACACAGATGGAGAGTGTTTTACAGATTTGTCATAGCCTTAGCTTTTACGGATCTATTTGGTATTATCACAACAACTCCTGTGGTTTTTGCCGTTTTTTCTGGAAAACTTAGATTATGGGAGAGTGTACCGTTATGCCATTACATGGCGTTCATGATGATATTTGCCGGACTAGCAACAGTTCTTTTGGTTGGTGCCATGGCTTTGGACAGATATTTTGCCATTATTCATCCATTCAAATATAATACTATTGATAGATATACCATAGTTAATTGTTCTATATTTGGAATATTGAGTTTTTCCGTTCTTATAGCTGTATTGCCTGTGTTTGGCCTTGGAGAAAACGTCGTGCACTATCCAACTTCATGGTGcttttttaatttctttggtCACGAAGTTGAAGACCAAATATATGGATATTTTTATTCAGTACTAggactttttatcatttttgtgacGGCTCTTCTGAATTTCCGTGTAATTATAGGAATTATCTCCGGGAGAAGAAGTACTGCTAGACGCGGAAGTATAACGAGCCAAAAATCAAGATCtagaaatgacatttttataactattttcttAGTAGCGATATTTCTTGTATTTACCATTTGCTGGGCACCGTTTATGGTAAGGGTTTAATCACATTTATctataagttttattttcaattcagaTACAAAATATGTCGTTATATATATTGTGACACATTTCTGAAAACTGACCACAACATATAAGGATGAAATCTGATTTTCAGAGAATCATATACATGCATGTAACTATTTTTACATGCATTTAACCTTCATCTGGATCATCTCAAGGTTGAAAGGAATGAAAGgcgaaatttaataaaaaaaaaaaatgcaaattaaaagATACGTAATAGAATAAGTAAAACCGTTTCAAAATGAGGTATTGAATTCATAGATTGGTTGATGTAACTTAAACATATGGTTTGTGCATAGTTATTCAATCAAACAATATTAAAACGAAATTTCAACTTAAACTTGAAATCTatcgtttgaatattttttttgaatgataAATTGATTTTACAGTGTGAAGATTTCAGAGGTGTAACAAAAATAAAAGGTTGAATATATTTTGTCTTACTTTTTAAGcgaaaaaaacatattcattatcaagtaaaatatttgttaaatattataTGAAATCTACAACTTTTGACTAGAttcattatatatgtatatatatatataatttcgtcGAATACATTACATCTAAAATTTATGTATTCCTCGTATTGTGGAAGCGAAATTTACTATTATATGAACAAgatatatattacaatatttCAATTTCAGATAAGACTAATCATTAACCAAAGCCGTACTGTTAAACGTAACAATAAAGCAGACTTGAATGCTTTAATCCTTGCAAGCTGGAACCAAGTCCTTGACCCCTGGGTTTATCTTTTATTCAGACATGAGATGCTCAAGCGATTTGTCCATTTGGTCGAAAAATCCCGAGGAGGATCGGCCTTGAGACGTCTAGTAAGCTTAACGGGAAGCTTTAGGAGCACATCATCTGGTTCCGAAATGACACAGAACACAGAATCACGACAAGTGCAAATTGATTCGTGTATGGGTGAAGAAATGAGTtcaaaaaatggaagaaaaaccGAGACTACTGATATCAGCGATGAAAGAAAACCCATGACTACTGATGTCAGCGATGAAAGAATGATACAAGACAAAGTTTCAATATCCGACGAAGTGTAAAACTGTTCTTTTTTTAAGTCACCTCACTTCAGCTAAGTACAGTATCTAAATGCAAAATGCATGCTTACGGTATTTGTATTGCTAACAGCCAGCAAAGACATGTTAAACgcgtacaatatttttttgtttttacttaattTCTTTAAAGTTATATAATATTATGTAATTTTTTATTGAGACTTAAAGAAATTATGTGGGTATACAGAAAAATCACCATTTTATCTAGTAAAAAGTTTTTAATTACAGAAACAGTTAGATTTCTATATTTATAGTCTGgttatacagtggcggatccagccatttttaaagggAGGGGTTCCAAATATATGTGCCCATTAAAATGTATTGATGGTCCCAAAAAGGGAGTTCTAACCCCGGAACACACTCCTAGATCCGCATCTCTTGCgtaacattcttttttttaattgttgccCAGAAATTACGACTTACATGCACGTTCAGACTGTTTACCAACTGAAACAACGGTACTTTTTGAAATcacattttacatgtttatgagGCAGTACATACATTAAAATTGTCAAGTAGGTAGTATTGAAGTTAAGTACATTAAGAGAACAATGTATGGAAATAAAGTTTAAATCTATATTAGGAAAGAAaagacattgtttgatatctgattttattttattattgtttgcaaacatatttttgttatttcgtcttcatttttattttgtttgttagtAATGAGCCTTCATTGTTTAACAGGTCAGGAACACTACCTtaatatggaaatgcataaattagcatacttatgtcctcgcacatgtaattgtttat is from Mytilus galloprovincialis chromosome 6, xbMytGall1.hap1.1, whole genome shotgun sequence and encodes:
- the LOC143080648 gene encoding prostaglandin F2-alpha receptor-like, which encodes MGETVTPFTLDPSNVTHFFNTTENGTTSTLGKGVGWIPRIPPMSAVSFTLGVIGNILAICVLFRAKKRHRWRVFYRFVIALAFTDLFGIITTTPVVFAVFSGKLRLWESVPLCHYMAFMMIFAGLATVLLVGAMALDRYFAIIHPFKYNTIDRYTIVNCSIFGILSFSVLIAVLPVFGLGENVVHYPTSWCFFNFFGHEVEDQIYGYFYSVLGLFIIFVTALLNFRVIIGIISGRRSTARRGSITSQKSRSRNDIFITIFLVAIFLVFTICWAPFMIRLIINQSRTVKRNNKADLNALILASWNQVLDPWVYLLFRHEMLKRFVHLVEKSRGGSALRRLVSLTGSFRSTSSGSEMTQNTESRQVQIDSCMGEEMSSKNGRKTETTDISDERKPMTTDVSDERMIQDKVSISDEV